The following are encoded in a window of Ogataea parapolymorpha DL-1 chromosome VII, whole genome shotgun sequence genomic DNA:
- a CDS encoding ER-Golgi vesicle-tethering protein p115 — MSNQQTEEEVFEFLNSLPENNGQPNKESEKTDEDILDFLDELEAKEKSKTPKTKQEHKKTETILEYRQETKPDETSEKKPQMKPVQFKETTEQVPTEHAPTEEVSDPITSFSSWWSKEGSAKVTSQFSSLWGTAESAINYAREQKLEDNLKKAFQDIGITGVLEGDRELTDDEKQKLLKLPDTKQALNSLNKGFNLLSSQLTSALEKIQLDIDANKDEILDIKLVHDLKNYKSLPKYVKSNFETVMRAQVDGDIQVRIAESGILSSSAETSDQSKSLGLFAGKLSDGEKLIHANIESVIKANASKEDTEATEIRKSDIYIGLLAISISKEDTPAEESEIVTIDEYQPSSFSFTSILVDQTHDITIVNRSQPFPLKWCNWLDGKYAEGEASEEVDPSEWVADWINRGLDMMFGVLAQTYIIKRMGY, encoded by the coding sequence ATGTCTAATCAACAGACGGAGGAGGAGGTctttgaatttttgaaTTCATTGCCTGAAAACAATGGCCAACCAAACAAGGAGTCTGAAAAGACGGATGAAGATattctggattttctggaCGAACTagaggccaaggaaaaAAGCAAGACGCCCAAGACGAAACAAGAACATAAGAAGACAGAAACAATACTGGAATACAGGCAAGAAACAAAACCTGATGAGACATCCGAAAAAAAGCCTCAGATGAAGCCTGTACAATTCAAGGAAACTACCGAACAAGTGCCAACTGAACATGCGCCGACTGAAGAGGTGAGTGACCCAATTACTTCGTTTTCATCGTGGTGGTCCAAAGAAGGCAGTGCGAAAGTGACGTCCCAATTTTCCTCTCTTTGGGGCACGGCAGAGTCTGCTATCAATTATGCTAGGGAGCAGAAGTTGGAGGACAACTTGAAAAAAGCATTCCAGGATATTGGCATCACAGGGGTGTTAGAGGGTGATCGTGAATTGACTGATgacgaaaaacagaaacttCTGAAATTGCCTGATACCAAGCAGGCATTGAATTCTTTGAACAAGGGATTCAATTTGCTGTCTTCTCAACTGACTTCAGCGCTCgaaaaaatccagcttGATATTGATGCCAATAAAGACGAGATATTGGACATCAAGTTAGTTCACGACCTCAAAAATTACAAGAGCCTCCCGAAATATGTGAAGAGTAACTTTGAAACTGTCATGAGGGCACAAGTTGACGGCGACATTCAGGTGAGAATTGCGGAAAGTGGCATTCTATCTTCGTCAGCAGAGACCTCAGATCAATCCAAAAGTCTAGGTTTGTTTGCCGGTAAGTTATCCGACGGCGAAAAACTCATTCATGCAAATATCGAGAGTGTCATCAAAGCGAACGCTAGCAAGGAAGATACAGAGGCTACAGAAATTAGGAAGTCCGATATATATATTGGCTTGCTAGCTATATCAATAAGCAAGGAGGACACACCGGCAGAAGAATCTGAGATAGTGACTATTGACGAATACCAACCATCATCGTTTTCATTTACGTCAATTCTGGTGGATCAGACTCACGACATCACCATAGTCAACAGATCGCAACCGTTTCCTCTTAAATGGTGTAATTGGCTGGACGGGAAATACGCAGAGGGCGAAGCAAGTGAAGAAGTCGATCCTAGCGAGTGGGTGGCCGATTGGATCAACCGAGGGCTAGATATGATGTTTGGAGTACTCGCGCAAACGTACATAATCAAACGGATGGGGTATTAG
- a CDS encoding Proteasome subunit beta type-3, translated as MSDPSSINGGTAVAMVGKDCVAIACDLRLGNQSLGVANNFEKIFQLGHVFLGLTGLATDVTTVYENFRMKTNLYKMREEREIEPESFANLVSSSLYERRFGPWFVGPLVAGINSKTGKPFICGFDFIGCIDYAKDFVVSGTATDQLYGMCESLYEPDLEPEDLFETISQALLNAADRDALSGWGAVVYVITKDKVIKRYLKSRQD; from the exons ATGTCTGATCCTTCGTCGATAAATG GTGGCACTGCTGTGGCCATGGTGGGCAAAGATTGTGTTGCAATTGCCTGTGATCTTAGACTTGGTAACCAATCATTGGGAGTCGCCAACaactttgagaagatcTTTCAGCTGGGTCATGTCTTCTTAGGACTTACAGGGTTGGCAACAGATGTGACCACTGTGTATGAGAACTTCAGAATGAAAACCAATTTGTATAAAAtgagagaagaaagagaaatCGAACCAGAAAGCTTCGCTAACCTTGTGTCATCATCCTTATATGAGCGTCGATTTGGCCCATGGTTCGTGGGGCCTTTGGTGGCAGGAATAAATTCCAAAACTGGCAAGCCATTCATCTGTGGGTTTGACTTCATTGGATGCATAGATTACGCTAAAGATTTCGTTGTTTCGGGCACTGCAACTGACCAGCTTTACGGAATGTGCGAGTCGCTATACGAGCCAGATCTCGAACCAGAAGACTTGTTCGAAACAATCTCACAAGCTCTGTTAAACGCTGCCGATAGAGATGCTCTTTCCGGATGGGGAGCTGTGGTGTACGTGATCACGAAAGACAAGGTGATCAAAAGGTATCTTAAATCGAGACAGGATTAA
- a CDS encoding PH and SEC7 domain-containing protein has translation MSEDCEIVRQELNNLPPKNATGLAHEFQGSKQSTDQLNTKKIDPLLISRLRDPSCSLNIILTKNKLLGTASDERLAELYDVAKELFELSYHRIQEKHYLAYLGGGFRDQDESETDIDIVRCFYMSMFTWNPDLLDSLRVLCRKLFFKGESQFIDKILDSFADSWFYNASSVKPKKLYGNSNGVYLTAYSLVLSNTDLHTEEIAKTKKISRSKFVKNTFEALQQNQIPIEDIDGLRYELKKFYERISERKLSLFEPSNSHSRTDSIASHDTEFTIFQNRSSQSDQTSVYISDTDKTTPASSENATKSFGFAKVIMMENNLKNKTSDNKKLSFGSNSQHLDENFEPLKDEQTLGSGPRGNYNMENDDLQLELVGPPWTKEGIQSVILPEKLLNSYTGMLSLSAFKPAWKSLFVVIFEGELKFFRFDQSGSNAGNFGDGQWWKFATCVNTINLCSCFAQVVDRKSRVYTSMIKRHGNARRRTGLETYWNLNIPVPDIVTSADHCHGYYSAYFCAGTPETAQEFVDTCNFWAARSTSIPPAETLSSLDFGWSEKTLSVLRANNIRESEEHLSRFKIASWIPITNGLVPTNLEMSEQLAKVETHYKELRLALKQQKEMERLIPQLDSLTAKNVGTISILSKVFHGSDKVDKHLVTRNVSVMRANYVNKRNYLDNELLRFKCYTDILEKAITLRHKMFNDQIV, from the coding sequence ATGAGTGAAGACTGTGAGATTGTGAGACAGGAGCTTAACAATTTGCCACCGAAAAACGCTACGGGGCTTGCACACGAGTTTCAGGGAAGTAAGCAAAGCACTGATCAGCTCAAtaccaaaaaaatcgatCCTTTGTTGATTTCCAGGTTACGGGATCCATCTTGTTCTCTTAATATCATTTTGACCAAAAACAAATTGCTAGGCACTGCTTCTGATGAAAGACTTGCGGAACTGTATGATGTtgccaaagagctttttgagctaAGTTACCACAGAATTCAAGAGAAACACTACCTTGCGTATCTCGGGGGAGGTTTTAGAGACCAGGACGAGTCAGAGACGGATATCGACATTGTTCGATGTTTCTACATGAGCATGTTCACATGGAATCCAGACTTATTGGACTCTTTACGAGTCTTGTGCCGTAAACTATTTTTCAAAGGTGAGTCGCAATTCATTGACAAGATACTTGACTCTTTTGCTGATAGTTGGTTTTACAATGCAAGCAGCGTGAAGCCGAAAAAATTATACGGGAACTCGAATGGAGTGTACTTGACTGCCTATTCCTTAGTCCTGTCGAACACTGATCTCCATACCGAGGAAATTgcaaaaacaaagaagaTCAGCCGCTCTAAGTTCGTCAAAAACACCTTCGAAGCATTAcaacaaaaccaaattCCGATTGAAGATATTGATGGGTTGCGCTatgagctcaagaagttctACGAAAGAATTTCAGAGCGGAAGTTAAGTTTATTTGAACCTTCAAATTCGCACTCCAGAACCGACTCCATTGCTTCCCATGATACAGAATTCAcaattttccaaaatagATCGTCACAAAGTGATCAGACTTCTGTCTATATTTCTGATACAGATAAAACTACTCCAGCAAGCTCAGAGAATGCTACAAAGTCATTTGGTTTTGCAAAAGTGATTATGATGGAGAACAATTTGAAGAATAAGACCAGTGACAACAAGAAGCTTTCGTTTGGCTCCAACTCGCAACACTTGGATGAAAACTTTGAGCCTCTGAAAGATGAGCAAACACTGGGGTCTGGTCCGAGAGGCAATTATAATATGGAGAACGACGACCTACAATTAGAGCTCGTAGGGCCACCTTGGACTAAGGAAGGTATCCAAAGTGTTATTCTACCAGAGAAACTTCTAAATAGCTATACTGGAATGCTTTCTTTGTCGGCATTCAAGCCCGCTTGGAAAAGCCTTTTTGTCGTCATTTTTGAAGGGGAGCTGAAGTTTTTTAGATTTGATCAGTCTGGTTCAAATGCTGGGAACTTCGGTGATGGTCAATGGTGGAAGTTTGCAACCTGTGTGAACACAATCAACCTCTGCTCTTGTTTTGCTCAAGTTGTTGACAGAAAGTCCCGTGTTTATACGTCGATGATCAAACGGCATGGAAATGCTCGCAGAAGAACTGGGCTTGAAACTTACTGGAACTTGAATATACCTGTACCAGATATAGTTACGAGTGCTGATCACTGCCATGGTTACTACAGTGCTTATTTCTGCGCTGGGACCCCGGAGACTGCTCAGGAGTTTGTTGATACATGCAATTTTTGGGCAGCAAGGTCGACTTCTATCCCTCCAGCAGAAACTCTGTCGTCCTTAGATTTTGGTTGGTCCGAGAAGACATTGTCAGTTTTAAGGGCAAACAACATACGTGAAAGCGAGGAGCACCTTTCTAGATTCAAGATTGCAAGCTGGATACCCATCACTAATGGTCTTGTGCCAACCAACCTTGAAATGTCGGAACAACTTGCAAAAGTTGAGACTCACTATAAGGAATTACGTTTGGCTTTAAAACAGCAAAAAGAAATGGAAAGACTGATTCCGCAGCTAGACTCGTTGACTGCAAAAAACGTGGGGACGATCAGTATACTGTCTAAAGTTTTCCACGGGTCAGATAAGGTAGACAAGCATTTGGTGACGAGAAATGTAAGTGTGATGAGAGCTAATTATGTGAACAAACGCAATTACCTTGATAACGAGCTTCTCAGATTCAAATGCTATACAGATATTCTCGAGAAGGCCATCACATTACGACACAAAATGTTTAATGACCAAATTGTATAA
- a CDS encoding DNA repair protein rhp51 — protein MTQVAEVNHTMSNEQQSSIGEQELATGYHESMVAEDDEDYSAGPVPIQQLVGNGITPQDIKKLKEAGFHTVESIAYTPKRHIVTVKGISEQKADKLLMEASKLVPLGFTTATEFHQRRSELICLTTGSKQLDTLLGGGIETGAITEVFGEFRTGKSQLCHTLAVTCQLPIDNGGGEGKCLYIDTEGTFRPIRLVAIARRFGLDENETLDNVAYARAYNADHQLQLLHQAASMMTESRFSLLIVDSIMALYRTDYSGRGELSARQMHVAKFMRTLQRLADEFGIAVVITNQVVAQVDGGAIFNPDPKKPIGGNIVAHSSTTRLYFKKAKGANRICKIYDSPCLAESETVFALGQGGVIDPSDETEAAEDE, from the coding sequence ATGACCCAAGTCGCTGAAGTTAATCACACCATGTCCAACGAGCAGCAAAGTAGCATTGGCGAACAAGAGCTGGCCACGGGATACCATGAGAGCATGGTCGCcgaagacgatgaagaCTACTCTGCTGGGCCCGTCCCGATCCAGCAACTAGTTGGCAATGGGATCACGCCCCAAGATATCAAGAAGTTGAAAGAGGCGGGTTTTCACACTGTGGAATCCATCGCGTATACTCCCAAGCGACACATCGTTACCGTCAAAGGAATTTCTGAGCAAAAGGCAGACAAACTGCTCATGGAAGCGTCGAAGCTAGTGCCACTTGGGTTCACTACCGCAACAGAGTTTCATCAAAGAAGATCAGAGCTGATTTGTTTGACGACAGGTTCGAAACAGTTGGATACCCTTTTGGGGGGTGGTATTGAGACAGGAGCTATCACAGAGGTATTCGGAGAGTTTAGAACTGGAAAGTCGCAGCTTTGCCACACGCTTGCCGTTACTTGCCAACTTCCTATTGATAATGGAGGAGGAGAGGGAAAATGTTTGTACATTGACACTGAAGGCACTTTTAGACCTATTCGACTGGTTGCCATAGCTAGACGGTTCGGACTTGACGAGAATGAGACCTTAGATAATGTCGCCTATGCAAGGGCTTACAACGCAGACCACCAATTGCAGTTGTTGCACCAGGCTGCCAGCATGATGACCGAGTCGCGCTTCTCTTTATTGATTGTGGACTCTATAATGGCGCTTTACAGAACCGATTATAGTGGAAGAGGAGAATTAAGTGCCAGACAGATGCACGTTGCCAAGTTTATGCGTACGCTTCAGAGACTCGCCGACGAATTTGGTATCGCCGTGGTGATCACAAACCAAGTTGTTGCGCAAGTTGACGGAGGAGCGATCTTTAATCCAGATCCAAAAAAGCCTATCGGGGGAAATATTGTCGCCCATTCCTCGACAACAAGATTGTACTTCAAAAAAGCGAAGGGTGCAAACAGAATTTGCAAGATTTACGATAGTCCATGTTTGGCAGAGAGCGAGACTGTGTTTGCATTGGGCCAGGGCGGAGTCATCGATCCTTCAGACGAGACTGAGGCCGCGGAAGATGAATAA
- a CDS encoding putative transcription factor has translation MSNISISGSVDRPEVPMIAPKVETDDESVLADSPYAPRLKRAFSSAESARNPKRTKDEENSPSSSGHAAGHRPVTSCTHCRQHKIKCNASERFPVPCSRCERMDLKCEIDPQFRPKKGSQLQSLRNDVDELRKKIEFLTKNESLISNVLQSSNPDLLQELKEKKPVQNFQTSHAPPPVEQSQGPPRPAVTELNPLPVSQTNSVKSNGSVSEFILGDVKISYEKATELHQRFIVHYLPYLPIMISNDCVQLYQQSQLLFWTVMLTACLSDPEPSLYISLASLIKQLAIETCWIQTPRSTHIVQALLILGTWPLPNQKVLDDCSYRFVGLAKSLSLQLGLHRGKFISEFSRTQVALPDAEKWRTRTWLAVFFADQFWASNLGLPSSMQTDFLLEQARIDQSLPKNFRCLISLAIFQAKLVNVMGSSVTSPDGLMDPRNRAGALAILERELERLAYKLQINDIVVESYYLYVQLMVCCFAFLPETPSEDQTKYVTQAYLSATRIITIVSKLTESRQLTEYPIYVRQSVSMAAFVLFRLHLTPYLLPKYIDSARQSIVTVHRLFRNMLAAWKDVENDISRTATVLEKLNFVIITHPELFTDTDGIIARMRSHLTGSLFYDLVWCIHEARRRLIAEQNSPVKETKPKSSRKVLPLPFYNQITKDDFRAITTTTPNGTTVTTLVPTHQAISNARANASAAGLSDPTEINGIPLAMLEATGSLPEKSKHTGNGTHSDSMDPPKVQLHNKMATKARKRSKSTNAVSVPARPIAPAPPRTPSGTPLPIEQSLFGPPVDAPMMSQMPPQVVSQTPSASNSRSNSNEQSPNSDALTNNLFIDSIFQQQGGANWMDNTDDFLGWFDINMAPEF, from the coding sequence ATGTCCAATATTTCGATAAGTGGATCAGTCGACAGACCAGAGGTGCCGATGATCGCACCAAAAGTTGAAACCGACGACGAATCAGTGCTAGCCGACTCCCCATATGCTCCAAGACTGAAAAGAGCGTTTTCTTCAGCAGAAAGCGCGCGCAACCCGAAAAGGACCAAAGATGAGGAAAATTCACCCTCATCTTCCGGCCACGCCGCTGGCCACCGCCCAGTGACCTCATGTACTCACTGTCGCCAGCACAAGATCAAATGTAATGCTTCCGAACGTTTTCCTGTTCCTTGTTCCCGCTGTGAGCGCATGGACCTGAAATGCGAGATAGACCCCCAGTTCAGGCCCAAAAAAGGCTCTCAACTTCAGTCTCTTCGTAATGAtgtggacgagctgcgAAAGAAAATTGAGTTTCTGACGAAAAATGAATCACTGATCTCCAATGTGCTCCAGTCCTCAAACCCAGATCTTTTACAGGAActgaaggaaaagaaacCAGTACAGAATTTCCAAACTTCGCATGCACCCCCTCCCGTCGAACAAAGTCAGGGCCCTCCAAGACCCGCAGTGACAGAGCTGAATCCCCTTCCTGTTTCCCAGACAAATTCAGTGAAGAGCAACGGCTCGGTATCCGAATTCATATTGGGTGACGTGAAAATCTCGTATGAAAAAGCCACAGAATTACATCAAAGGTTTATCGTTCACTATCTGCCTTATCTACCCATTATGATTTCAAACGATTGTGTTCAGCTGTACCAGCAATCACAACTTCTATTCTGGACTGTGATGCTCACTGCATGTCTTTCTGACCCTGAACCTTCTTTATACATTTCTTTGGCGTCTCtcatcaaacagcttgCCATCGAGACATGCTGGATCCAGACTCCCAGAAGTACTCACATTGTGCAGGCGCTTCTGATACTGGGAACCTGGCCATTACCTAACCAGAAAGTTTTGGATGACTGCTCCTACAGATTTGTTGGACTGGCGAAAAGTTTGTCACTTCAGCTGGGGTTGCACAGAGGCAAATTCATTAGCGAGTTCTCTAGAACCCAGGTGGCTCTCCCGGATGCGGAAAAATGGCGCACAAGAACATGGTTGGCCGTGTTTTTTGCTGACCAATTTTGGGCATCAAACCTGGGCCTCCCGTCCTCAATGCAGACAGATTTCCTACTCGAACAGGCCCGTATTGACCAGTCGCTCCCGAAGAATTTCCGATGCTTAATTTCGTTGGCTATATTCCAGGCAAAACTTGTGAATGTGATGGGATCGAGTGTGACAAGTCCTGACGGGCTCATGGACCCGCGCAACAGAGCAGGGGCTCTGGCAATCTTGGAAAGAGAGCTTGAACGGTTGGCGTACAAACTGCAAATCAATGATATCGTGGTAGAAAGCTACTATCTTTATGTCCAGCTGATGGTGTGCTGCTTCGCTTTTCTTCCAGAGACGCCCAGCGAAGATCAAACCAAATATGTCACGCAAGCTTACCTTTCGGCAACTAGAATTATTACAATCGTTTCAAAACTGACTGAGTCCAGACAACTCACCGAATATCCTATCTATGTGCGACAGTCGGTTTCCATGGCTGCTTTTGTATTATTCAGACTCCATTTGACACCATATTTATTACCAAAGTACATCGACTCCGCCAGACAATCAATCGTCACCGTCCACCGCCTGTTCCGTAATATGCTCGCTGCTTGGAAGGATGTTGAGAATGATATCAGCCGAACTGCCACcgtgctcgaaaaactcaattTCGTCATCATCACACACCCTGAGCTTTTCACAGATACAGATGGTATCATCGCAAGAATGCGGTCGCACTTAACAGGCTCGTTGTTCTACGATCTGGTTTGGTGTATCCATgaggcaagaagaagattgatCGCTGAACAAAACTCGCCCGTCAAGGAAACCAAACCGAAGAGCAGTCGCAAAGTACTCCCATTGCCTTTTTACAACCAGATCACGAAAGACGACTTTAGAGCAATTACCACCACAACACCAAATGGAACAACGGTCACTACACTGGTGCCTACTCACCAAGCGATATCGAATGCGCGGGCGAACgcatctgctgctggactgTCAGACCCTACCGAAATCAATGGGATTCCTCTTGCGATGCTCGAGGCCACTGGCTCTCTACCTGAAAAAAGCAAGCACACTGGAAATGGCACGCATTCTGATTCAATGGACCCTCCAAAAGTTCAACTACATAACAAGATGGCCACGAAGGCGCGGAAGAGGAGCAAAAGTACAAATGCTGTTAGTGTCCCAGCAAGACCTATTGCCCCAGCGCCTCCTAGAACACCTTCTGGAACTCCTCTTCCGATAGAACAGTCGCTCTTTGGCCCTCCTGTAGATGCCCCAATGATGTCCCAAATGCCACCACAGGTAGTGTCGCAAACACCCTCCGCTTCCAACTCCAGAAGCAACTCGAATGAGCAATCGCCAAACTCCGATGCGCTAACCAACAATCTATTCATTGACTCCatatttcaacaacaaggCGGTGCGAACTGGATGGACAACACGGATGATTTCTTGGGCTGGTTTGACATAAATATGGCTCCTGAATTTTAA
- a CDS encoding Mitochondrial peroxiredoxin PRX1 has product MFSRQLLRFTTRATPAFKRFITFDAASQPRIRIGSTVPNFTAPTTHGDIDFHQYIGNSWTVLFSHPADFTPVCTTELGAFAKLKPEFDARNVKLIGLSAEGVEKHKSWVKDIEEVALDNKPFSYPIIGDESKEVAYLFDMVDEEGFKNLGNGPVQTIRSVFIIDPAKKVRLIMTYPASCGRNSAEVLRVIDALQTGDKNGVVTPIDWTVGQDVIIPPSVSNEAAKEKFGDFKEVKPYLRFTKL; this is encoded by the coding sequence ATGTTTTCCAGACAATTGCTGAGATTCACAACCAGAGCTACTCCAGCTTTCAAACGGTTCATTACTTTCGATGCTGCAAGCCAGCCAAGAATCAGAATTGGCTCTACTGTTCCAAATTTCACTGCTCCAACCACTCACGGTGACATCGACTTCCACCAATACATTGGTAACTCTTGGACCGTGTTGTTTTCCCACCCAGCTGACTTCACCCCTGTGTGTACTACTGAGTTGGGTGCATTTGCCAAATTGAAGCCAGAGTTCGATGCCAGAAACGTCAAACTCATTGGTCTGTCTGCTGAGGGTGTTGAGAAGCACAAGTCTTGGGTTAAGGACATTGAAGAGGTTGCTTTGGACAACAAGCCATTCTCCTACCCAATTATCGGTGATGAATCCAAGGAAGTTGCTTACTTGTTCGACATGGTTGACGAGGAAGGCTTCAAGAACTTGGGCAACGGCCCTGTGCAAACCATTAGATCTGTCTTCATCATCGACCCTGCTAAGAAGGTTAGACTGATCATGACCTATCCTGCTTCTTGCGGTAGAAACAGTGCTGAGGTTTTGAGAGTCATTGATGCTTTGCAAACTGGCGACAAGAATGGTGTCGTTACACCTATTGACTGGACTGTTGGTCAAGATGTGATCATCCCTCCTTCCGTTTCGAACGAGGCTGCTAAGGAGAAATTTGGTGACTTCAAGGAGGTTAAGCCATACCTGAGATTTACCAAGCTCTAA
- a CDS encoding putative band 7 family protein R614 — protein sequence MTSNFEPTQTGTNDYESNYPDTIDLKKHPGPDTSRPIVTQQPKAREDFQMSYAFEWDTPDNGWYGSFINGVGSCFGALGTIPCCFCFPNPYKDVDQGHVGLITKFGQLYKAVDPGLVKVNPLSEKLHHSNVMLKTMQIPTLSCYTKDNVSITLSSVLYYQVVEPHTAFFTVYDIEDSLRERTQTTLRQVLGARNLQDAIERREEIAQSIEEIIAEPAASWGVKVESLLIKDFSLPPGVSNSLSMAAEAKRIGESKIIQARAEVESAKLMRKAADVLASKAAMQIRYLDAMQKMAESSNAKVIFMPSQNAIERTAQFSGGGDPPATEPGPDDSQHLSRIISLQEAI from the coding sequence ATGACGTCTAATTTTGAACCGACCCAAACGGGAACCAATGACTATGAAAGCAATTACCCTGACACTATcgacctgaaaaaacaTCCTGGTCCAGACACTTCAAGGCCTATCGTTACTCAGCAACCAAAAGCAAGAGAGGATTTCCAGATGTCGTATGCTTTTGAATGGGATACGCCCGATAATGGCTGGTACGGTTCGTTTATCAACGGAGTTGGATCCTGTTTTGGAGCCCTGGGAACCATTCCGTGCTGCTTCTGCTTCCCTAATCCGTACAAGGATGTGGATCAAGGACATGTCGGATTGATTACTAAGTTCGGTCAATTGTACAAAGCAGTGGACCCTGGTCTCGTCAAAGTTAATCCTTTGAGCGAAAAGCTTCATCATTCTAATGTGATGCTCAAGACAATGCAGATCCCTACACTGTCTTGCTACACTAAAGATAATGTTTCTATCACCTTGTCGAGTGTTTTGTACTACCAAGTGGTTGAGCCTCATACCGCCTTTTTCACTGTTTATGACATTGAGGACTCGCTGAGAGAGCGAACGCAAACTACTTTACGTCAAGTTTTAGGAGCCAGAAACTTGCAGGACGCTATCGAGAGACGAGAAGAAATTGCGCAGTCGATCGAGGAGATAATCGCAGAGCCTGCAGCCAGCTGGGGTGTTAAGGTGGAGAGTCTTCTTATCAAAGATTTCAGCCTGCCACCAGGAGTCTCCAACTCGCTTTCCATGGCAGCAGAGGCCAAGAGAATTGGAGAATCCAAGATTATTCAGGCCAGAGCAGAGGTCGAGAGTGCCAAATTGATGAGAAAGGCCGCAGATGTTTTGGCTTCTAAGGCTGCTATGCAAATCAGGTACTTGGATGCTATGCAAAAAATGGCCGAGAGCTCGAATGCCAAAGTGATCTTTATGCCTAGTCAAAACGCCATTGAGCGTACGGCACAATTCTCTGGAGGGGGCGACCCTCCAGCCACAGAGCCTGGTCCCGACGATTCGCAACATCTGTCTCGAATCATTAGTCTTCAGGAGGCCATCTAA